Within Metabacillus sp. KUDC1714, the genomic segment CACCTGCATCATTTTCTATTGACTAAATGTTTCCAGCCATTCTGTAATCGTAATTTTATTTACCCCTTCATATTGAACAACACGAGAAAGGTATGGTTGAATGGTCGATTGTTGGATCAATAGTTGCGCACATACTAATGCTACAAATTGAATGACAATTAATTTGATTAAAATACGTTCAAACCGTTTCATTGCTTCAACTCCGGTATTTTTTAAAAATGCATCTAGCGTATGCGTAACAGTTTAACATCCAGCTCCAGCACTAAAGTAGAAATGAACTTTACACTTCTTATACATTAAGCCAACATCGAATTACTATCACTCTTCGTGTTTCTTTGCCACACTTAACGAGCAGTAAATGATACCTGCCCTTAAAAGTCCGATAAGTCTCGCTTTATCTCATTCGAGTGCTACAGTTCATATGTCGCTAAACTGGCGCTTGCACTTTTAATTATAGTATGCATAAAAATACCAAAATTTATTCTGTAATAAGTCCTTTTCTACGCAGTTGAATTTGTTGCTGAAAGCAAAAACGAATCAATGTTTGTTGAGTGGCATCATCGATTTCTAAAAACTGTAGCGGTGCTTTTAAAAATAACTCATTTTCAGCAGGAATAAAACGGATAATTTTAGCATTTAGTTTTATATATTCAATTGATTCATTTTGAAATGGCAGGGAAAACCATACAACTATCTCTTGACCTTGCTTCAACTTTGTAGATTTTGGAAGAAGGATCGCTGAGCCTCCAGCACTTATATCTGTTGTAACAGCAATTATAGGTTGAAATTCATCTTGCTTAGGATGAATTGCCACATCTACTGAAGTATCAACCCTTACAAATTCTCTCCTTTGAATCCGAATTAACATGTTGTCACCAGGA encodes:
- a CDS encoding flagellar brake protein codes for the protein MLKIGDVINLETSDGNGERLKCKLVERKGNQLYIDYPINAITGRSAYLMLGTELIASFVNKDHNAFHFQTEVTGRVKENIPMISITYPGDNMLIRIQRREFVRVDTSVDVAIHPKQDEFQPIIAVTTDISAGGSAILLPKSTKLKQGQEIVVWFSLPFQNESIEYIKLNAKIIRFIPAENELFLKAPLQFLEIDDATQQTLIRFCFQQQIQLRRKGLITE
- a CDS encoding YpfB family protein; this encodes MKRFERILIKLIVIQFVALVCAQLLIQQSTIQPYLSRVVQYEGVNKITITEWLETFSQ